In Hymenobacter chitinivorans DSM 11115, a single window of DNA contains:
- a CDS encoding NADH-quinone oxidoreductase subunit A, which produces MLLAVTTNYQPVDFLPIVVQFGLAIAFVAFAMIVSHLVGPNRKSKVKNEAFECGIESVGNARTPISIKYFLTAILFVLFDVEVIFMYPWAVNFRSLGWDGFVQMIVFLALLMAGFAYVIKKGILKWTGTHA; this is translated from the coding sequence ATGCTTCTCGCTGTAACCACTAATTACCAGCCGGTTGATTTTCTGCCCATTGTGGTGCAATTCGGCCTGGCCATTGCCTTCGTGGCCTTCGCCATGATTGTGTCCCACTTGGTGGGACCCAACCGCAAAAGCAAAGTCAAAAACGAAGCCTTTGAGTGCGGTATCGAGTCGGTGGGCAATGCCCGCACTCCGATTTCCATTAAATACTTCCTCACCGCCATCCTCTTCGTGCTCTTCGACGTGGAAGTAATTTTCATGTATCCCTGGGCCGTGAACTTCCGCTCCCTGGGCTGGGATGGCTTCGTGCAGATGATTGTATTCCTGGCCCTGCTGATGGCCGGCTTTGCCTACGTCATCAAAAAGGGCATTCTGAAGTGGACCGGCACTCACGCCTAA
- a CDS encoding NADH-quinone oxidoreductase subunit B translates to MSDIRVPEIKMVEAPEGVEGAGFFATSLESVVGMARANSLWPLPFATSCCGIEFMATMGSHYDISRFGSERPSFSPRQADLLMVMGTIAKKMAPIVKQVYEQMAEPRWVLAMGACACSGGIFDSYSVLQGIDRIIPVDVYVPGCPPRPEQVLDGLMRVQDLARTESIRRRNAPEYQALLASYNIK, encoded by the coding sequence ATGAGCGATATTCGTGTTCCTGAAATAAAGATGGTCGAGGCCCCCGAGGGCGTGGAAGGCGCTGGCTTCTTCGCCACCTCCCTGGAGTCGGTGGTGGGCATGGCCCGCGCCAACTCCCTCTGGCCTTTGCCCTTCGCTACTTCCTGCTGCGGCATCGAGTTTATGGCCACCATGGGCTCCCACTACGACATCTCCCGCTTCGGCTCGGAGCGCCCGTCGTTTTCGCCCCGGCAGGCCGACCTGCTGATGGTGATGGGCACCATTGCTAAGAAAATGGCCCCCATCGTGAAGCAGGTGTACGAGCAAATGGCCGAGCCCCGCTGGGTGCTGGCCATGGGCGCCTGCGCCTGCTCGGGCGGCATCTTCGACTCCTACTCCGTGCTGCAGGGCATCGACCGGATCATTCCCGTCGACGTGTATGTGCCCGGCTGTCCGCCCCGCCCCGAGCAGGTGCTCGACGGCCTGATGCGCGTCCAGGATTTGGCCCGTACCGAATCAATTCGCCGCCGCAACGCGCCCGAGTACCAGGCGCTGCTGGCTTCTTACAACATCAAGTAG
- a CDS encoding NADH-quinone oxidoreductase subunit C — protein sequence MAENTPESAAAPQEAAAPQDPQAAKNAQLLALLHRLFGADAFTDVEEPYGLLTVTTTRERIHDIMAGLQQDQELQLNFLTTMCGIHYPENEGKELGMIYHVHSLVNNLRLRLKIFFPIADPVVPTLTDLYATANWMEREAYDFYGIIFTGHPNLIRILNVEDMDYHPMRKEYALEDGTREDKTDLFFGR from the coding sequence ATGGCTGAAAATACTCCAGAATCTGCGGCAGCACCCCAGGAAGCGGCGGCCCCGCAAGACCCGCAAGCGGCCAAGAACGCCCAGCTGCTCGCCTTGCTGCACCGCTTGTTCGGCGCCGACGCGTTTACCGACGTCGAGGAGCCCTACGGCCTGCTGACGGTGACAACGACGCGGGAGCGGATTCACGACATCATGGCCGGTTTGCAGCAGGACCAGGAGTTGCAGCTCAACTTCCTGACCACGATGTGCGGCATTCACTACCCCGAAAACGAGGGCAAGGAGCTGGGCATGATTTACCACGTGCACAGCCTGGTCAACAACCTGCGCCTGCGCCTCAAGATTTTCTTCCCCATTGCCGACCCCGTCGTGCCCACGCTGACCGACCTCTACGCCACGGCCAACTGGATGGAGCGCGAGGCCTACGACTTCTACGGCATCATTTTCACGGGCCACCCCAACCTGATCCGCATCCTGAATGTGGAAGACATGGACTACCACCCCATGCGCAAGGAATATGCGCTGGAAGATGGCACCCGCGAAGACAAAACTGACCTTTTCTTCGGACGATAA